DNA from Chloroflexota bacterium:
AACAGAGGAGAAAATATTCTCTGGGTTCATTACCCACCTTGCCCTTGCATCCCAGTTCCCCTTTTCAGAGGGTATTGTCCCTAAAACTCGGATGTTACTATACCGGATCTTATAGCTTTCAGGACGGGGGTCTGAAGGTGCTTTCATCACTTCTGCTTCAATCCATTGATACTTCTTGAAAATTCTTGAATCGTCCATATATCGTAACGGAACAGGGTAAATCCGTACAAGACGACGAGTATCCTCAAATACCCCACCAGTGCAAACTATTTCGCGATATTTCTTGCTAACTTCTGGACGAGTCTTCCCCCATATCAAAATGCGACGCCGTTGCCACCTTTCCATCATGTTCCTCCTACTCCACTTTTACGAGGTCGATATCTGGCATTGTAGTTGTCAACCTTTCAATAAGGATACTTCTATGGCATTGATCGTGTTCTCGTTCATAACAAAATATCGCTACGGCTTCCTCAGAAATAGCAGCCGAAATTTGTTCAATGACCGCTGGATGATTCGCGAGGTAAGATGAGTAGAGACTCATACAGTATTCAAAATCTCCTTCAACTTTCCGATAAGGATTTCCGGCGTCTTTAACATGCTGATATTGAATGCCGGCCGCGGCCAAGTGAGACTTTAGAACGTTTTTCCTGA
Protein-coding regions in this window:
- a CDS encoding DUF488 domain-containing protein, which translates into the protein MKMAYYRVISIGYQRRSIDELIAMLKEHSVKKVIDVRELPTSRRVDFRKNVLKSHLAAAGIQYQHVKDAGNPYRKVEGDFEYCMSLYSSYLANHPAVIEQISAAISEEAVAIFCYEREHDQCHRSILIERLTTTMPDIDLVKVE